Part of the Candidatus Eisenbacteria bacterium genome, ATTATCGGATCCTCACGATCTTCAACAGCGTCGAGGAGTACAACGAAGCGGTCCGCATCGAGGCGCGCGCTCTCTATCCGGTCTCGAGGTACTCGCAAGACACGCGCGACGCGTACTACGCGGAGCACGCGTACGGCTCCGATCGTTCCTTCCGGTGGAGGACGAACCAAGATCGTCTCGAGTATCGGCTCATTCGGAACGACGCGCTGAACTCGGGGCGGCGCGCGAACTACATGCTGGTCGCGGCGGTCGTGAACCGCGCGGTCAGCGCCGTGGAGGCGGCGCGGGCGGCCGGGGCGGGAGGCAAGCTCGCGGAAGCCGTCACGCATCTTCGCGCGTCCGCCTCCGGCGAGGGGGAGCCGGCCCTTCTCCGTCTGGGCGTCGGGGCGCGCTTCTGAACGCCGCGGAAGAGGAGCCCCTCTTGTCCGATCGTCTCCTTCTCCCGTTCGTCCTTCTTCTCCATCTCGTCTTCCCTGCGCGCGCGGATATCGTCCCCGTGCGCGCGCTCTCGGGATCTGCGGACGACGCGGCCCTCTTCTCTCCGCGAGGAATCTCGATCGGCTACGGAGGGCTTCTCTACGTCGCCGACGGCGGGAGCGACCGGATCGTCGTCTTCGATACGGCGGGCGCGGTCGCTTCGACCGTCGGCTTCTCCGGATCGGCCGGCGGCCGCTTTCTCGAGCCGACGGACGTGGCGGCCGCGGAGGGGCTGCATCTCTACGTCCTCGACGCGGGGAACGAACGGGTGCAGCTCTTCGATCGATACGGGCAGTTCCTCGATGTGCTGCTCGATCGCGAGGCGGGGACGATCGGGACGCCCCTCGGGCTCGAGGCGGATTCCTTTGGGCGGCTCTACGTGACCGACGCGGAGGCGGACCGGGTGCGGGTCTTTCGATCCTTCACGGGTCAAGAAGAGTTCTCGTTCGGCGGGTTCGGGACCGAGCCGGGTCGCTTCCGAGGGCCCGCCGACGCGTCGGTCGATCGCTCGCGCCGAATCTACGTCGCCGATCGAGGGAACAATCGTGTGCAGGTCTTCGATCCGCTCGGCGGTTTTCTCCGCTCGATCGGAGAAGGGGAAGGATCCGCGCGGCTCTCCGGTCCGACGGGGGTC contains:
- a CDS encoding NHL repeat-containing protein, producing the protein MSDRLLLPFVLLLHLVFPARADIVPVRALSGSADDAALFSPRGISIGYGGLLYVADGGSDRIVVFDTAGAVASTVGFSGSAGGRFLEPTDVAAAEGLHLYVLDAGNERVQLFDRYGQFLDVLLDREAGTIGTPLGLEADSFGRLYVTDAEADRVRVFRSFTGQEEFSFGGFGTEPGRFRGPADASVDRSRRIYVADRGNNRVQVFDPLGGFLRSIGEGEGSARLSGPTGVAVDRKGRVFVADGGNARVVVFDEAGGFAGEIREGVGGKPLVSPRGVAVDDAGLLYVSDPAGGLVHLFRYGAAP